Proteins from a genomic interval of Numenius arquata chromosome 18, bNumArq3.hap1.1, whole genome shotgun sequence:
- the LOC141473373 gene encoding E3 ubiquitin-protein ligase PHF7-like, with translation MRQVPKKKMCGLCRRADVETEIVGELCQQDGLYIHENCLYHASGLIQRGADKEGFYGFLFPDIRQELKRVAQKRCCICRLPGASVTCQGRRCHRIFHFPCGIERGCLSQFFGEFKSFCWKHRPVQRVRALQQGQSCLICLEAVAERPCYDTLVCPTCTSAWFHRRCIQGQALSSALHHFRCPLCQDMATFQEEMFRLGIKIPDRDAAWELDGTFEDLYEQHSSCDAEECLCPAGRQEAEENGPWRLLLCGSCASQGTHRRCSGMEANAESWQCSDCREIDKVWLGLVVLIISLPLAAAGQDSSPSGAGPSRSATAPGASSEQ, from the exons ATGCGCCAGGTCCCCAAGAAGAAAA tgtgtgggctGTGCCGGCGGGCAGACGTTGAAACTGAGATAGTTGgagagctgtgccagcaggaTGGGCTCTACATCCATGAAAACTGCCTG TACCACGCCAGTGGTCTTATCCAGAGAGGAGCCGACAAAGAGGGCTTCTACGGCTTTCTCTTCCCTGACATCCGGCAAGAACTGAAGCGGGTGGCACAGAAG AGGTGCTGCATCTGCCGGCTGCCGGGAGCATCGGTCACCTGCCAGGGCCGGCGCTGCCACCGAATCTTCCACTTCCCCTGTGGGATCGAGCGCGGCTGCCTCTCCCAGTTCTTCGGGGAGTTTAA GTCATTCTGCTGGAAGCACCGGCCGGTACAGCGGGTGCGGGCActgcagcagggccagagctgcctcatctgcctggagGCGGTGGCAGAGCGGCCCTGCTATGACACCCTGGTGTGTCCCACCTGCACCAGCGCCTGGTTCCACCGACGCTGCATCCAG ggccaggcactgTCTTCTGCTCTGCACCATTTCCGCTGCCCACTGTGCCAGGACATGGCCACATTCCAGGAGGAGATGTTTCGCCTGGGCATaaaaatccctgacag ggatgctgcctgggagttggacgggacctttgaAGACCTGTATGAACAGCACAGCTCCTGTGATGCTGAGGAGTGCCTCTGCCCGGCAGGacggcaggaggcagaggagaatgg GCCCTGGAGACTTCTTCTCTGCGGCTCCTGTGCTTCCCAAGGGACCCACCGGCGCTGCTCGGGCATGGAAGCAAATGCCGAGTCCTGGCAGTGCAGTGACTGCAGGGAGATAGACAAAG tttgGCTTGGGCTGGTTGTGCTCATCATCTCCCTGCCCCTCGCTGCAGCCGGCCAGGACTCCAGCCCCTCCGGCGCAGGACCTTCACGCAGCGCCACGGCTCCAGGTGCGTCATCCGAGCAATAA